In Oryza sativa Japonica Group chromosome 2, ASM3414082v1, the following are encoded in one genomic region:
- the LOC4328377 gene encoding F-box protein At2g39490, with protein sequence MVGDQEGRRQRRRGWGEEEEDRISDLPDALRLQILSLLPLKSAIRTGALSSRWRGLWEQRWPDPSSLDVRLPSGGGAASASVAALRAEHLAGIDRRGRRRMDLFSLAFHAGQLAPPELKRFIEYAAACDVEEVRLRLDGGGGRGARGGTRRPGALAVHFPIGSKLLARLSVRGLHLTASANAMVATLEVIHFHSVSLTDAALRRVVSACPRLRELELRYCRHLRRIDFTVGASNLKSLTVVDCSRATELRVPSAPLLRSFRFSGAFLCSNIFGSTADCVEHLYLCSGGPETGLPRTNLPSAVPRLSNLTVLTLCSIALQYVSASVATPNVEKSLNSLRELQLLMFGMANSNLADIYSFLKACRCPQLERLFVQLPTNTYDSFTTNYLEVAEEEPPEGGLENLRLVKMTNFKGYRNELRLVDFLLRKASRLNKLFLIAPKEVHPQGLRKVHSEALPHFLKTDVLHLERASAIAQIIFDESVSPQILPLHSEVFVRV encoded by the exons ATGGTGGGGGatcaggaggggaggcggcagcggcggcgggggtggggggaggaggaggaggaccgcATCTCGGACCTCCCCGACGCGCTGCGGCTCCAGATTCTGAGCCTCCTGCCGCTCAAGTCGGCAATCCGGACGGGGGCCCTCTCGTCGCGGTGGCGGGGGTTGTGGGAGCAGCGGTGGCCCGACCCGTCGTCGCTCGACGTGCGGCTGCCATCGGGGGGAGgagccgcgtcggcgtcggtggcggcgctgcgggCCGAGCACCTCGCAGGCATCgaccggcgcgggaggcggcggatgGACCTCTTCTCGCTCGCCTTCCACGCGGGGCAGCTCGCGCCCCCCGAGCTGAAGCGGTTCATCGAGTACGCGGCGGCGTGCGACGTGGAGGAGGTGCGGCtgcggctcgacggcggcggcgggcgtggggCGAGAGggggcacgcggcggcccggcgcgcTCGCCGTGCACTTCCCCATCGGGAGCAAGCTCCTCGCGCGGCTGTCGGTGCGGGGGCTCCACCTCACGGCGTCCGCCAACGCGATGGTCGCCACGCTCGAGGTGATCCATTTCCACTCCGTCTCCCTCACCGACGCCGCGCTGCGGCGGGTGGTCTCCGCCTGCCCGCGCCTCCGCGAGCTCGAGCTCCGGTACTGCCGACACCTCCGCCGTATCGATTTCACCGTCGGGGCCTCCAATCTCAAGAGCCTCACCGTCGTCGACTGCTCCCGCGCCACGGAGCTGCGCGTGCCATCGGCGCCCCTCCTCCGGTCGTTCCGGTTCAGCGGCGCGTTCCTCTGCAGCAACATTTTCGGTAGCACCGCGGATTGTGTCGAGCATCTCTACCTCTGCTCCGGCGGGCCGGAGACAGGTTTGCCGCGCACCAACTTGCCGTCGGCAGTCCCCCGCCTGTCAAACCTCACCGTACTCACCCTATGCAGCATTGCTCTCCAG TATGTCTCTGCTTCAGTAGCCACCCCCAACGTGGAGAAGAGCTTGAACAGCTTGAGAGAGCTCCAGCTGCTCATGTTCGGAATGGCCAACTCCAACCTCGCAGATATCTATAGCTTCCTCAAGGCCTGCCGTTGTCCTCAGTTGGAGAGGCTCTTCGTGCAG CTCCCAACAAACACTTATGATTCGTTCACGACGAATTATTTGGAGGTAGCAGAGGAAGAACCGCCTGAAGGCGGATTAGAAAACCTTCGGTTGGTCAAGATGACAAACTTCAAGGGTTATCGCAATGAACTACGACTGGTGGATTTCCTGCTGAGGAAAGCTAGCCGTCTTAACAAACTGTTCCTGATTGCTCCCAAGGAGGTTCACCCACAAGGCCTCCGAAAGGTCCACTCGGAGGCACTGCCCCATTTTCTCAAGACAGATGTATTGCATCTTGAAAGAGCTTCAGCAATCGCCCAGATAATTTTTGATGAGTCTGTTAGTCCTCAGATACTACCCTTGCATTCGGAGGTCTTTGTCAGAGTTTAG